One window of Triticum dicoccoides isolate Atlit2015 ecotype Zavitan chromosome 5A, WEW_v2.0, whole genome shotgun sequence genomic DNA carries:
- the LOC119297621 gene encoding uncharacterized protein LOC119297621, whose translation MPSLRQCSTLERQLLGHLSATKMKIAKAPVLLKKAVTMCKSKTGVLAARLLFLASLRRRMATVGVMSHKIHALMAAADRAKAGGDCHKAVVWRKVEKTLPAIHGGETVDLTHQLALFCREEDVGGGFPDWTLHPIFNDDHNCCYTEDDDEDVSDVLLDGCNGHRDEPSVIDVIRSNKEVQGLEFNMEDEIDQAADMFIRRFRERMSKSI comes from the coding sequence ATGCCTAGCCTGAGGCAGTGCAGCACCTTAGAGAGGCAGCTGCTCGGCCACCTCTCAGCCACGAAGATGAAGATCGCCAAGGCCCCGGTGCTCCTGAAGAAGGCGGTGACCATGTGCAAGAGCAagaccggcgtgctcgccgccaggCTCCTCTTCCTCGCCTCGCTCCGGCGCAGGATGGCCACCGTCGGCGTGATGTCTCACAAGATACACGCGCTCATGGCGGCCGCGGATCGGGCGAAGGCGGGAGGGGACTGCCACAAGGCCGTCGTTTGGCGCAAAGTCGAGAAGACGCTTCCAGCGATCCATGGCGGTGAGACCGTTGATCTTACGCATCAATTGGCACTGTTTTGTCGAGAGGAGGATGTTGGTGGTGGCTTCCCTGACTGGACGCTGCACCCCATCTTCAATGACGATCACAATTGCTGTTACACGGAAGACGACGATGAAGATGTTAGTGATGTGCTACTCGATGGGTGCAATGGCCACCGCGACGAGCCCTCGGTGATAGATGTGATCAGGAGCAACAAGGAAGTCCAGGGGTTGGAGTTCAACATGGAAGATGAGATCGACCAGGCTGCCGATATGTTCATCAGGAGGTTCCGGGAGCGGATGAGCAAGAGCATTTAG
- the LOC119297622 gene encoding uncharacterized protein LOC119297622 has protein sequence MKIGKGTELLKKAASTCKNKIRTGVVMARLRILTSPHRRMATIGAISHRIHTLIVENQEKGAKVDYHKTLVRKVERQACHGMVDDLFHHLAQFDEDDGVGGCPNWTLHPIFSDGDNCCYTYGYDDNDDDEDEPSVVDPIRSNQEAAELAFNMDDDIDQAA, from the exons ATGAAGATTGGCAAGGGCACGGAGCTCCTGAAGAAGGCAGCTTCGACATGCAAGAACAAGATCAGA ACCGGCGTCGTCATGGCCAGGCTCCGCATCCTCACCTCGCCCCACCGCAGGATGGCCACGATCGGCGCCATCTCTCACAGGATCCACACTCTCATTGTGGAAAATCAGGAGAAGGGTGCCAAGGTGGACTACCACAAGACCTTGGTCCGCAAGGTCGAGAGGCAGGCATGCCATGGGATGGTTGATGATCTGTTTCACCATCTAGCacagtttgatgaagatgatggtgTTGGTGGCTGTCCTAACTGGACACTTCACCCGATCTTCAGCGACGGTGATAATTGTTGTTACACTTATGGGTATGACGacaatgacgatgatgaagatgagccCTCGGTGGTGGATCCAATTAGGAGCAACCAGGAGGCTGCGGAGTTGGCATTCAACATGGACGACGATATCGACCAGGCTGCTTAA